The genomic DNA GTGACTGACCGACAAGTTAACCCAACTCATTAAGCAACGCCCTTAATTATAAAAGCGCTTTCTTTTACAAACATAATAATAGCCGTCCTAATTAGGGCGGTCAATTAAACCCGTTTAATTTAGCCCCATTCACTTCAAATCACAGGCTTGTTTAATTAGTTTGCCGAACCTTGCGAACCAAGTGTTAATCGTTGCGTTGCTAGAAATGATTGTTCAAAGTCAGCCGTTGTTTTAACTTGCTTACCAAAATCAACAACCAATGCATGCCACTCCCAAGCCGTCGTTAAATCATAATGCCACGCTCGCATGACAAGTTGTTGTGCTTGCAAGTAATTGCTCGGTAATGGTTGGTTAAGCCAGCCAAATAGTCGCCGTAAATACGTATCAATAATAATTGTCGGCTGATGAAAAACATACATGCTAAAATAGTCAGCCGTTTCATCGCCAATACCCCGTAACAGCTTTAATTCATGCCGCAATCGTTCGGCCGGTAACGCGCGCATCACTGTTAGGTCGAAATTATATTGCTCACACCAGCCAGCTAAAGCTTTTAATGTCGGAACTTTACGCGTATAGAAGCCCGCGGGTCTAACCAAAGTTGTTAAATCAGCATCACTTAAGGCTAATAATCGTTCGGGTTCAAAAGCAGTTGCCGTTTTTAGATTTGCTAACGCGTAATCCACATTACGCCAGTTGGTATTTTGTACTAGAATGCCACCCCAGAGAATCTCCCATGGTGTCTCAGCAGGTGCCACTCCAGCTTCTAGCCAGTGTCGCGGTCCCATAGCTGTTAGCATTTGTTGATACAGCATTTCAATCGTCATAATAAGTCCCTTCATTTTAATTAATCCTAATAACCAACTATTACAAAAAAATAGCCGTAACGGCAAAAATTCGTTCCGTTACGACTATTGCTTAAGCTTTAATCATCTGCTACTGTACTGCGCTTAACAGCTAACACAATGTCAGCTTGTCGATTTTCAGGTTTGACCTTTTCTTCAAAGTTCAATTCGGCATCTTTAAACAGGTTCTGAATCTCAGTATTGACTAACGACAAGTCGCGCGAATCCCCAGCTTGTTGGCGAATATACACTACGTATTGGTCTGGTAACTCTTCAAGATCATATTCCACATCTTCATCATTTAAAATGACATAAATCAACTTACGTTCTTTATTCATCTGAAATTTCCCCTTATCAATTATTTTTATCCGAATTAGTTGCTAGCAGCTAACTGGTGTGCAAACTTAAGGTAGTCCGCCACACAATGATCCAACCATTCAACCACCTTATCATCCGTAATATCACCAGCCACATTCATCTTATCTTGAACCGTGCTCAATAGGAACTCATCCCCTGGCAAGACTCGTGCACCAATTCCTGGTGAATCTAGGATTTGACGTAAATGGCTTTGTGCACGTACCGTCCCTAGTGGCCCCATGGTAGCACCTAAAATCATGACTGGTTTGCCAATTAGTGGCCGTTCAACACGGGATAACCAATCAATCGCATTCCCTAAGACACCGGGAACGCTATGATTATATTCAGGTGTCACAAAAATGACCCCATCTGCCGCCATAACAGCTTGTTTAAATGCTTGCACATCTGCGGGGGCTTCTAGTTCAATGTCTTGATCATAAAAAGGTAACGCGCCCAAGTCTGGAATGGTAACATCCAGCTGATCAGCATACCGTTTCTGGACAAAGGCTGTCAACTTACGATTATATGAGGAACGCCGAATACTGCCGACGAGTGCGATAATCTTCATCGTGTGAAAAACTCCTTTAAGTTGTAATTACTTTCAGTATACCCCTTTTTCCACAAATAGTCGGAACCGGTTACAAAAAATAGCCTTCTTTCATCAAAAGTTTAGCTTTAATTAATCATAGCGGCATGCTGAGACCATTTTATGCCTTTTATCAGAGTCTAGGAATTTATGCGTATTGCTTTGGCGCCAACTATTATTAACCGCATAAAGCCTCAAAATCAACACGACTAGTCTGAAGCTGTAAAAAAAGGTTGGCATGCAACACGCCGTACTTGTGTGTTGCATGTCATCCCATCCGTACCACATATTATTGCAGCGCTAAAAATTATCATAAATGCTTTTTTAGATCGGAACAGCCAGCGAATATGAATATTGATATTCAGCCAAACAACGAGTTAGCAAGTGGTCGTACGCCCCCCCATTTTTCATCTCACCAATAACCCTCACAATGCGTACCTTAGTCCAAGCAAAGCTTCATCTCAGCTGACAGATATCCACATAATTATTAATTGTCATCAGAATAACGCTCACTGATTGCCGTTGAAAATTAATAAACTTTCACAAATGTTTCTTAACTTTTTTCAAAACCAAACGTCCACTACCATCGCCATCAGTAGAGTCTGCTATACTAAATAATAGAGAAATTGATTGGGGGGTTAATCGTGTATTATCGTGGTGAAGCACTTGACTTTTTGAACATGCTACATACTACTGGCGCCGCGCCATTAATGCGTTCACGGATTGTTTTTTCCAGTCAGATTGATGTCGAACGCTTAAAAGCGGCCGTTCTTGCCTCCGCACAAATCGTGCCCGAGATTTTCGGCCATTACCAAGTTGACCGTAATCGTTTTGTTGTTACTGATCAACCAATCAACCAAGTCATTCAGGAAGTCCAGAGTCCGTACAGTCCTGAAAATACCGATTTTGATTTTACTAATAGTCCGCAACTACGATTATTCGTCATTCATCACGGTGACTATGACGTCCTACAAGCCTTTATGAGTCGACTCCTAACTGACAATCGCGGCTTTAAAGAATATCTTTATTTACTTGCACAGGCATATAATTACGCTGACCTCACGAACTTGCATAACGAACGACGGCTCCGGCCAGTTATTGCCAAACTACAGCGTCAATTCGCTCGTCCGCGGGGCCACACGCCCATCGTTACTGGGATGGTCAAGCTTCCCCATTATCCGGGAATCAACCTACGTCACGGTGGCCATGTCATGCTCAGCAGCACGCAATTCATGCGGGTCCGGCGAGTCGCCAAAGCTCAGGATGTTGGCATTAGTGAAGCAATTCTAGCTGCTTATGCTAAAGCCCTCCAAGTCCTAACTGGACATACCACCGTTACGTTGCCTTGTCCGATTGACTTACGCCGTTTTATGTCCGAAGATGCTAACATTACTCAAGTTGCTAATTTAACAGTTAACGTTTTCTTAACGATCAAAGTTGATATCGATGCTCCTTTTAGTGAACTCGTCAATCAAGTACACGATTTATTAACAGCTGAACGCAACCGGGTCGCTTTCCTATACCGACTCAGTAATTTGCAAAAGATGAACCACACAATGCCTATTACCGTCATGCGTAAAATGACGAATCGCTGGTTACCGCAACCAGCATTACGCTACACCAATTTTGGCGTTGTTGATCAGCAACGGCTGAAATTCCACGATTTGACGGTTGTTAACTGCGTCTTTTCTGGAACTTTTCATCGATCACCCATTATGGAAATCGCCGCTAGCACGTTTGCAGGAACTTGTACATTAAGTTTTAATAGTACTGGCTCAGAGCGTGACTACCAGTTATCCATGAAAATATTGGAGAATATCCAGGCTCAGCTACTTGTTTGGGCACAGGCTGAATCACAGCCGGCTACCACTGATCATTCATCCTTGCGACACCAAGCTTAATCGCCGTAATTCATCACGTTAAAATACACACACTAAAAAACTTTCTCAGCGTAAGTAGCTGAGAAAGTTTTTTAGTATTCTGATCTGATTCAGTCAGAATTACAATCCTCGGATGGCATCCTTAATTACACGCCAATTCAGCGTAATCACCCTAATACTTGCTAGTCATCAGGGTGAGTCGCATGCAAGTACTGGCTTAATTGATAAATCGGCGCTCGTCAGGCTGGTACCGGTGGCAAAATTTGGTCCGACTCTGGACAACTCACTTGTAATTTGGTTGGCGTTTGAATACCATAATTTCGAAAACTAGGCCGAACTGGCACAGTTACCGTTAACGAGCTAATTACACTTTCTAAACTAATGTGAACGGCAATGATGTCAGGCAAAGCTACGCCCGTTAAGTTACTTAAAAAGCCATCATACAGCCGCCATAGCGCCCCTGCTGACGGTACCCACACTGGCTTGCCATTTGGAACTTGTATCATGAATTGCAGCGTAACTTGCCGCCGTGTCACGCTTATTCTGATTGGTTGGACTTTTAAGTGAGCGACAGTTTCTTTAATAGTTGCTACTTGCTTATTTGCGTGCGGAACAGCGTAACTTACCTCAAACACTGGAAACTGATCAGTCAGTGCCTGCTGATCACCTTTACTAGCCACGAGTTGCTGGATAATAGCCATCATTGCTTCTAGTCCCAAAACATAAGCGCGTTCATAGCGGCTACGTTCTAGTGGTAACGCGGGAACAATTAATTGATTCATCTCAGCCACCTCCATGACGATTAACTTAATTATCGTTAGTCTACTCAGGTTAGCCCACCTAGTAAAGCCCTTTCAGCCATTTCGTTAATTAATTTTGTCAAAAGTTTTATTTAGTGACGTTTCTAAATTGGAATCCTTCTAAAAAGTGTGGTTTAATAAGGGTGAATACGATAAAAGGAGGAACCGCGTCGTGGCAGAAGATATGTTAACTCAGGCCTTGCAGCAATTAAAGGACCATAAGATCCGCGTAACACCGCAACGGCAAATTATTCTTAACTACTTAATCACTCATCATAATCATCCATCGGTTGAAACTATCTATCAAGAATTGGCGGCCAAACTGCCTAACCTCAGTCTAGCAACGGTCTACAATACGTTGAAACTCTTTGTTGACTTGGGAATTGTGATCGAATTGCAAAACGGCGATGCCGGGACCCACTATGACTTTTTCGGCCGCCCTCATTACCACGTGGTCTGCGAAAACTGTGGTAAGATTACCGATGTTTTTGAGCCCGACCTCCGTAGTGTTGATGCCAAGGCCGCGGAACTCTCTGGTTACTTGGTCACGGGTCACAATATGGAGGTCTACGGACTATGTCCAGATTGCCAGAAATTACTCAATGTTACTAAAACTACGGATCTGAAACGGTTAAAGTTGACGCATAGTGAATAACGAACAACCAAGAACTTAATACCACTCAATAAGCCATTAAAAAGCACCCGTTTAGCAGCAAACTAATTGCTAAACGGGTGCTTTCTTAACGATTATTTAGGCTTCTAAAGCGCATCCGACACTAATCACATCATTCTCGCACAATAACGGTGGTCATTTTTTTCCAACCACTAATGGCGCGGGATCGTTTCCAGTAGGCCATAAAATTGTGATTTATCAGAATAATCAGCCATGTAAGCACCGTTAAGACCGGCCTTTTGTCCAATACTTCCTAAATCAATCATTAATTTTTCTTCATCATCCGGAAAATGCATACGCCCCTTAATGGCGACGCTGCGAATATAATTTACCAAGCGATTAACTAAGGCTTCTGGATTCTTCACCGTAGCGATTTTCTTATCAACCTGCGTCAAGACGTCCATGATGTCTAACAGTTCCCCGGACTGGTCAGGCCACCCACTTAACCGTACAATTAATCCCCTAATATCCTTTTGCGCCTGTTGTCGCAATTCAACTTCCCGTTTCACAACTAAAATCCCCCTCCATATAACCTAGACTTCAAAATAAGTATCCGTCATTGATTATAATTAATTTTATTCACACTTTTAATTTTACACGTTTCACCTTACCACGACGTATTTTTTCATCAACGCATAAAATCTATTCTTAAACGTCAAAAAAGTCCGGGTTTTCACCCAGACTTACGCTTGTACTTATAACTTTGAGCTACTTATAGCCCTAACGCTGCTGACCAAACGCGAAATACACCCACGGACCAAAGGGCTGAACAAATGCTAATAACAACCAGCCTAGTCGGTGTCCTCGCCGAAATGATTTAGCACGCAAGACATCCGCAACAACAATCGTTGTCGCTGTTAATTCCATCGCCGCAACTGGCAACAACCGCTGCCGTAACCGCCGCTTGGTCTGTAATGGCATTGATCGTGGTGCGTGTTTGTGATGATAAAATAAATGCATGGTCCACGCCTCCTTAATGTTTACTCATATTATAACCCGCCAATTAAGAAAGCGCTATCTTGATTCATATCCTTTGGGCACCCGCTCCACAAAATTCGTGTTCGGAATCGTTAGTTCATCAATAACGGTCTTACCATGCAACAGCTGGCGCGTGGTCACCCCAACTTGGCCACGGTCAATTGTAATGATTTGGTAACTGCTCCCCTCATAAATGTAATGGTGATGCGGATCATGACAGTCAATAGCGTAAGCCGCCGAGCCCGCAACCACATTTAAAATATTGTCGCCGATCAAATAGTTTGATACAAAATGGACGTGTCCGGCAAATACCCCACCCAAATTATGCCCTCGCAACACCGATAATAAGGCTGGCGTATTCTGTAAGATGGCATAGTGCATATTCGTCATCGTCGGCCCATCTAACGGATGATGTAAGAATAGAAATGCCCGCTTAGTTGGTGCTTGACGTAAATGCTTGCCCAGCCACTGGAGTTGAGCTGGCGGCAACCAACCTGCCTCATAGCCACTGACTTTAGAATCCAAGAAATAAAAATCATTATTACCGATCCGCATCCGATTCGCGTAGTACGGTCCTGGATCAGCCGGTAAATAGCCATCATAAAAAGCCGCTCGTCGATCATGATTCCCCAAGAGTACTCTGACATGGCAATCAAATTCTGCTTCCATTGTATGCACAATTGCATGTAACCGCTGGTAATCATCCGTACTGCCATCATGAATCAAATCGCCCGTAAAGACAATCAGATCTGGCGTCGTTGCTAACTGGCGAATATCTTCGATAATATTGGCCAACTTGATCCAAGGATCATACCGTTGTCCATGTACCGGCACTTGCCCCCGCGGTGTAAGATGCAAATCAGAAATCTGAACAACTTGCAATCGTCGCACTTCCATCCCCCCTATACTTTAATCACCACTTGGTTACATCTAATATAGCGAGTCAACGTAAATTTTTATCAAGCTTCGTATAAAGTAACTGTAAAGTTTGTGCTAACATTCCTGATGCTCAGTAAGTTCATGATCAACTAACCTAAATTTCCAGTTGACAAGTTCCCGTTTAGTCGCCACCATAAAGATAAGATTTGATTATATATTGTACTAGTTATTATTTAGTATGAATCATGATTAAAACAGGGCCAGTTAGTTGGATTACTACTCGTCAGTATATGCGCGTTCTATGCCGACCTCCGGGGCCGGGTGCCAATTGCTGGAACAGGGCGGACATCGATTTGAACTCACGCAGAAGCCCGCTGCGCAATTTCAAATACGAGTCTTCTTCTAGCCCGGGAAACTCACCCGGACAAGAAGAACTTCGCCCTTGAGCATTGGCACCCACCCCCTCCAGTCTCAAGTCTGCGCGGAGCCATGAGTTGAGACCGAGCATTGTCTAGCCTACAAATTAATGAGGTTTCCATTAGTCCGTTGGTATGGCATTAGGGCGTGGAAGACCAGTATTTAAGACGTTAACTTCGGCTTAAATCTGGGTCCATCGCGTTCCAGTAATTGGCAGGAACTGCCTGGAGGTCGGCGTAGAAAACACTAATCAAGTGATTTTTCGCTAAATTGCACGCTTTTCAGTGGGATTCAGCTGATAGCTTTTAAACTTAGAAATAGCCATTTTTAATCATGATTCATGACAAATTAACTAGCACAACGCGTAAGATTTGATTAGACAAGTGAGGGATTATTTTGAAAAACATGTTTGTTGGACCCCACGTGGTCCTGGCAGTACCCCAGCCCGAAGATTTCGATGAGATTAGTGACTGGTATACTGATGCCGATTTTGTCCGTAAAATGGATACCGTCGCTGCCAGACCGCTTACTGGCGAAGACCTTGAACGGACTTATCGCAATCTTGATCGTCACACGGAATACTACTTTCATATTCATAGCTTAGAAGACGACCACTTACTCGGGTTCGTCACTCTTTTTAATATTGAGTGGAATAATCAGGTCGCCCAATTAGCAATTGCGATTGGCGATCCAGAAGAACGTGGTCATGGCTACGGCACCGAAGCACTTAACTTGATCTTGAACTATGCTTTTAATGAATTGAACCTCTATAAAGTCTGTTTGGACGTCATCGCAACAAACCCTGCTGCGATCGCTGTTTACCAAAATAGCGGCTTTGAATTTGAAGGTACCAATAAGCGTGCCATCAAGCGTGACGGACAACGGATTGACCTTTACCACATGGGATTATTTGCAGCCGATTTCCAGCCACGCATCACTTTAAACTAATTAATCAGCTCAATTAGTTGCAGCCGATAACTTTTGCAATTATAATAGTCGCAGATTGATAGAAAGTGACCAACTAACTATCGATCCTTAATATTCTTTAGTTTTTTAGATTATTAGGGCGTTGCTGCCATAATGCCTACTAATAATCACTTTCATTCATAGACTCCCCCAAGTCTTATGAATGGGGTTCATCAAAGCCCCCACTTTGATGTTTCCTACTCCTTGACCACTACATCGCTGATGTGGTGGCTTTTTTGTATTCAGTAGCCAAACTAAAAAGCCGCGATGGGAACATCCCACCACGGCTCACTATCACCACATCATAATAGCTAAAATAGGCCAGCTTGCAAACAAACCACCTATTTCAATTAGATCCAACTGGTACCCAATCTACTCGCAAGTAAATTATGTGCCACCAAGATTTAATCTTCCTCAACTTCAATATTAGCATCAGTCCGTCGAGCAATGAACCACTCTTTAACTTGAATCAAAATCCACGCGATGCCAGCTGTAAAGAGCAATAACATCAGCGTTGAAATAATAATCACAATGACGATCTGAACCCCTTCGGCTTTTAACACGTCCAACTTAGTAACCAGCGCGATCCCTGAAGGAATGAAGATCAAACTAATAAATTGGACGAAGAAATTACTAACACCTGCCACCTGTTCTAGCTTAACTACTTTGAACGTTAGCAATAGATATAACATAATCATGCCAATTAATGGTGTTGGCATCGGAAACGCCGGCCAAAGCTTGTTAGCTAAGTTAGCAATTAAACTGCTTGCTAACAAAATCAGACCGTAAATAACAATTTGCTTAATAAATGCGCCTTTTTTCATCGAATCCCTCCCGGACCATCTAACCTAAACCAATCAACTGTGCAAAGCCTGGAACCATGAAATTAACTAAAATACCAGCAATCACAAACGCAATCGCGCCAGTGGCACCAGCGGCTTCGCTGACCTCAATCGCCTTAGTTGCTCCCACCGCATTACCAGCGATGCCAAATCCTAATCCGGCGCCTAGTGGATTCTTGTGTAATTTAAACCAACGGATAAAATGATCACCTAAAGCATAAATCAATACAGAGTTTAGAATCACTGCAAACGCCGCAATAGCTTGATCCCCACCTACTGATTCGGCCACCGGTAAGGCGATCGCCGTCGTGGCTGCTTGCACCAACATGGCACCTAATGCGGCATCCGTCAGTCCGAGTAAACGTGAAACACCGTAAATGCCAAATAATGATAGTCCTAATCCAATGGCTAACGCAATCACGATTACATCCCAATGCTTCTTGAAGATGTCATTTCGCTTATATAGCGGTACTGCAAACGAGACGGTGGCCGGTGCGACAAACCAGAACAGCCAATCACCACCAACCTGGTACGCTTCATATACTTTTTGCACGGGTGCCTTGAGAATCGACGCAATCAATACCAATAAACCAATCCCGAGCAACATTCCAAAGAACAGCGGTTGGAATAGCACAAAGCGATTTGTTTTGTGATACAAATACTCGCCAATCCCATAAACCAAGACCGTCAACCCGATCCCGAAAAACGGATTATTGAGAAGATAACTCACATAAGTTCCTACTTTCTTTTGTTGAAAAAGAGTGACAAAAAAAGGTGCCCCATCCGGGTCTAGTCATCATTAAAATGGTGGTTAGGCTCAGAACAGTGCACCAACACGGTTCTCATTTATTATTAATTAATTATAACACATCAAAGTAATTTTTAATAGTAAGTCTACTTGTCAAATTCAATCAACCGTGTAGAACATCAGGGCATAGGCGCCAACACCAGTATGTGTCGCAATAATTGGACTAGTTCGAGCGACCAGTAGATCTGCCTGCGGAACGACTTTATGAAGTAGCGCTTCTGGAGCGTCCGCAACATTGGGCTCACCAACATACGAAATTCCAGCCGCTTCGACCCGGGTAGCATCCGCTAATTGGTCTAAGATTTGTGCTTGCGCTTTAATCAACGCTTTCTTCCCGCGACCCCGCGTGTAAAGTTTTAATTTGCCATCCACTAATTCAAAGACAAATTTTAATTTAATTAGATTCGTGACCACCCCGGCTAACTTTGGCACCCGACCACCCTTAACCAAATTATCGAGTGTATCAACAAACAAATAAGTCTTAGTGTGTTGTCGAATTACGGCGATTTTAGCTAGAATCGCTGCCATATCAGCACCAGCATGGGCCATTCGGGCGGCCGTTAACACTTGAAAGGCCATGCCACGATCGGCAGCCTGCGTATCAATAACAGTAACGTCACCACTCGCTAACTTAGCTGCTTGCCGGGCGGCGTTAACAGTCCCACTCAACGTCTCCGTCAGGTGTAGTGACAGGACTTGACTACCATCAG from Lactiplantibacillus paraplantarum includes the following:
- a CDS encoding bacteriocin immunity protein — translated: MKREVELRQQAQKDIRGLIVRLSGWPDQSGELLDIMDVLTQVDKKIATVKNPEALVNRLVNYIRSVAIKGRMHFPDDEEKLMIDLGSIGQKAGLNGAYMADYSDKSQFYGLLETIPRH
- a CDS encoding LrgB family protein — translated: MSYLLNNPFFGIGLTVLVYGIGEYLYHKTNRFVLFQPLFFGMLLGIGLLVLIASILKAPVQKVYEAYQVGGDWLFWFVAPATVSFAVPLYKRNDIFKKHWDVIVIALAIGLGLSLFGIYGVSRLLGLTDAALGAMLVQAATTAIALPVAESVGGDQAIAAFAVILNSVLIYALGDHFIRWFKLHKNPLGAGLGFGIAGNAVGATKAIEVSEAAGATGAIAFVIAGILVNFMVPGFAQLIGLG
- a CDS encoding PLDc N-terminal domain-containing protein; translated protein: MHLFYHHKHAPRSMPLQTKRRLRQRLLPVAAMELTATTIVVADVLRAKSFRRGHRLGWLLLAFVQPFGPWVYFAFGQQR
- a CDS encoding CidA/LrgA family protein; this translates as MKKGAFIKQIVIYGLILLASSLIANLANKLWPAFPMPTPLIGMIMLYLLLTFKVVKLEQVAGVSNFFVQFISLIFIPSGIALVTKLDVLKAEGVQIVIVIIISTLMLLLFTAGIAWILIQVKEWFIARRTDANIEVEED
- a CDS encoding metallophosphoesterase family protein, yielding MRRLQVVQISDLHLTPRGQVPVHGQRYDPWIKLANIIEDIRQLATTPDLIVFTGDLIHDGSTDDYQRLHAIVHTMEAEFDCHVRVLLGNHDRRAAFYDGYLPADPGPYYANRMRIGNNDFYFLDSKVSGYEAGWLPPAQLQWLGKHLRQAPTKRAFLFLHHPLDGPTMTNMHYAILQNTPALLSVLRGHNLGGVFAGHVHFVSNYLIGDNILNVVAGSAAYAIDCHDPHHHYIYEGSSYQIITIDRGQVGVTTRQLLHGKTVIDELTIPNTNFVERVPKGYESR
- a CDS encoding NADPH-dependent FMN reductase, which translates into the protein MKIIALVGSIRRSSYNRKLTAFVQKRYADQLDVTIPDLGALPFYDQDIELEAPADVQAFKQAVMAADGVIFVTPEYNHSVPGVLGNAIDWLSRVERPLIGKPVMILGATMGPLGTVRAQSHLRQILDSPGIGARVLPGDEFLLSTVQDKMNVAGDITDDKVVEWLDHCVADYLKFAHQLAASN
- a CDS encoding Fur family transcriptional regulator, translated to MAEDMLTQALQQLKDHKIRVTPQRQIILNYLITHHNHPSVETIYQELAAKLPNLSLATVYNTLKLFVDLGIVIELQNGDAGTHYDFFGRPHYHVVCENCGKITDVFEPDLRSVDAKAAELSGYLVTGHNMEVYGLCPDCQKLLNVTKTTDLKRLKLTHSE
- a CDS encoding GNAT family N-acetyltransferase is translated as MFVGPHVVLAVPQPEDFDEISDWYTDADFVRKMDTVAARPLTGEDLERTYRNLDRHTEYYFHIHSLEDDHLLGFVTLFNIEWNNQVAQLAIAIGDPEERGHGYGTEALNLILNYAFNELNLYKVCLDVIATNPAAIAVYQNSGFEFEGTNKRAIKRDGQRIDLYHMGLFAADFQPRITLN
- a CDS encoding DegV family protein, which encodes MTIKIVTDSSVQLTAAEMTQYNIQVVPLLVGFGGDLIADTAVSAAEFDQQMAVSPILPTTSQPPIGDFVSCYDNLTADGSQVLSLHLTETLSGTVNAARQAAKLASGDVTVIDTQAADRGMAFQVLTAARMAHAGADMAAILAKIAVIRQHTKTYLFVDTLDNLVKGGRVPKLAGVVTNLIKLKFVFELVDGKLKLYTRGRGKKALIKAQAQILDQLADATRVEAAGISYVGEPNVADAPEALLHKVVPQADLLVARTSPIIATHTGVGAYALMFYTVD
- a CDS encoding endonuclease III domain-containing protein → MKGLIMTIEMLYQQMLTAMGPRHWLEAGVAPAETPWEILWGGILVQNTNWRNVDYALANLKTATAFEPERLLALSDADLTTLVRPAGFYTRKVPTLKALAGWCEQYNFDLTVMRALPAERLRHELKLLRGIGDETADYFSMYVFHQPTIIIDTYLRRLFGWLNQPLPSNYLQAQQLVMRAWHYDLTTAWEWHALVVDFGKQVKTTADFEQSFLATQRLTLGSQGSAN